Within the Scleropages formosus chromosome 8, fSclFor1.1, whole genome shotgun sequence genome, the region GCCCCATCCCATCTGGTGTGAAAAGGCCCCTAATCCCCCAGTTCCTGGATTAGCTTCAGGCTTATGACACTTTTCTGGAGCACAGGGATGAGTGCTGTTCTGATGGCTCCACACACTCTGCAAGTTTGATTGTAGCCTTGCATCATGGAGCACTTCCTGGTGACACTGCCTTGAGGCACAGTGATGGCTGGGACACAGAGACAGGGCATAGTAACCGAGGACCTTGCAAAGTATGAACCCCACGTAGTTCCACTGGACAGCGACCTCATCAAGACATATGTGGTGTATACAACACTGTAGGAACATGCGTTCCTCCCATAAGGGGGTTAATTAGGTAAATAtacttgcttatttatttagcagacacttttctccaaagcagcttacaatggatactatgtagtgttaccaccctacacaccttattcaccaaggtgacttaccctgctagatacattacttacaatgggtcactcatccatacaccagtgaaacatactttctctgtgtcacacacactgtgggtgaacctgaacaggcacctctttggactgtgggaagaaaccagagcacccggaggaaacccacacagacacgggaagaacatgcaaacttcacacagactgaggggggatcaaacccacgttctctcacaccacccaggcgctgtgagacagcagtggtacttgctgtgccaccatgccaccatctACCTAACTTTCCTTTCAGAATCAGaaacagaatgagttttattggccaaatGTGCTGATGCATagaaggaatttgctgtggttctaggtgcctccagcATTTACAGACAAGCAAAACTCATTTACATAacttatatatgtatttatctcTGTGTCTtcaatgtatgtatatgtgtgtgtgttatgtgtatgtgtgttttacattgtgtgCTGGTGTAACCAGAAaaaatttccctctgggattagcaaagtttcattcatccattaattcattcattcatcttgtGAAATCCCTCAGGTAGGCAGAATCCCTTTGTGAATACTATGTACATtaattgcttttgaaaaaaatcagctcCCAGACAAAAAATAGTCGGTGAGAACGTGTCAATCAGAGACGGGTGCATAATCAGCAGGGGACAAAGCTTTAGCTGGGACCAGAGAGCATGACTCTCCATGACTGTCCCCTCTGGGGTTTGGAGCAGCTAACCCCTGAGCACAGGTATACTCTACAGTGAGGAGGTGCAACACAAGCAGCAGATCAGCATGTTATAGCTGAGAAGTCATATGACACCTTACATGTGAAAACCCTGAACAGTATTTACTTGCAAAGACCGTGTTGCAAACACACTTTCAAAATACAATCAAGTCCtgaaagcaaaactgaaatgaagtgCAGAGTCTTGGAAAGACACATTTATTATATgcgtgtcccctctcccttcagccttgcgccctgtgttgctgggttaggttccggcttgccgcagccctactcgggacaagtggctggAGACAGTGTTGCGTGTGTATTCATATATGGTTATTCCAAGCATCAGATTGCTAAACTGAAATTgaagatttcatacaaaggtgTCCATTACTGTCTTGAGAGAAGAGGGCCAACTGGATCTAACCAGGAGAGAAAAAGAAGGGGGAGgcccagatgcacaactgcacaagGAGATAAGTACATCAGAGTCtgtagtttgagaaacaggTACCTTACAGGTCATCAGTTGGCTGCTTCATATAGAACATGCCAAATACCAGTCATCTGCAACACTAAAGACTTAGTCTCATCCGTCCATAATGCTCTTTTCCAGTAATCTGCCATCTGATGTCTGTgttcttttgcccattttaatatttcttttatttgccAGTTTCCTTTGTAAaaaatcttcagtttttttggcaATTTGAcacatcatgatgatcatgatggaATTGCcttaattttgaaatatattgttgtattgtataataaatacacttttgtttcatCTGTGATTTATAATAATGAGTTGGGAATTAGCAGACCGCACTAGTCAGCCTAAAACCAAAATTCTTTACGGAAACCATGAAACtcaaatgtaaaacagaaatttaaataaatacattttctgaaccgcaacgccagtccgccgcaaagcatcCTGAGCGAAACTCGAATCctagatccactggagagcaggacccaggccaacccattGCGCTACTGCTCCCCCTAAATAAATACTGACACGTGTAATTAAAAACTACAATAAAGGTCCGTCGCTTTGTGATGACATAAGCCACGTACGTTCAACGTAAGCACGCTGGGGAGACGCAGTACAGGAAGTGATGGAGTGAGAATTCCCTTTGCTATCAATAGTATATGTTGGGAGCGTAAACGGTGGGAAAAGCGTGCGTTGGCTATTGAAAGGAAGCCCGATTGTCGGCGGAGGGCTGTAAAAACACGGTAATGAGGGAGGGGAGGCCGTGCGGTGTGTTGCTTCGACACCGTTTGTAGCCTAGTAGGAAGTGAACATGACTCGCGTCTCCACCACCATCCTCCTGTGAACAACGGCGGGTCGAGGTAAGAGAGCAGAGTGCGCGCGCGTGACtctggaaaaacagaagaaaactaAACTGAAATCCCCAGTTAGTAACCTGCGAGGAGTGTGCAGCAcacggttgtgtgtgtgtgtgtgtctgtccagcTGCATTTTCAGGTGTGTTCCCTGGAAGTTCGGTGTTCCTCCTACTGCCAACCCAACGACCGACGCGGCGAGTAGTAGTGCTGtggctgtctctctctctctctctctctctctctctctctctctctctctctctctctctctctctctttttctctgtgtgtgtgtgtgtgaaaaacacactgcaggACAAAAATGACCATGAGCCATGTGATGATGAAAATGTAACCAGTGACTGACAATGTGTCTCTGCTGCCCTCGCCCTTCCTTGGTGCTCTTTGCTGACAAGACAGAGTTTGGTCTCAGTTTCACTGCTGTACCTGAGTAGTTTTGGTGTACTTTGCTCTGCTCTGACCGCTCATCCCTCTAGCTGACTTTCCCACTCCAGTGTGTACATCACCACCCGCCAAGGAAAGTGCACGATAACCGTGTAGTTAATTCTTATTGTTTAAAAACTTTTCAGTAACACCAAGTAGTTAAGTGACGGGTAAAGCCTTAGGGTACTCGTGTCATTTACACTGGTATCTAGTACTAACGCGACAAACGGGACAGTACTAGAATTGCCGCGTGTCTGGATGCAAGTCTGTCCTACAGTTgttgttctcggagatgtacgttCGTTGCTTCGGTCCACCAAGGAGGAGGAAAGCATCCgttaaattaatacagtcaAGTACAGACATGTTACATGTCGTGTACGTGTAGGGAGAACTTCTCTGTTGCATCCATGTGCCACACTTTGCTCCAGGACACTTGACGTGAAATCGTTGCACAGGGAGCAGGTACAGTCTGTGTGTCACGCGTTTCTGAACACAGTGCTCCTGCTCCAGTTTGCAATGAGGCGACTTTTGCGGAGGAGACTTCTCGTACCGTGCAGGTGATACCATCATTATGGCAGGCTGCGAGTGGCAGAACTCATCCCTGCCATGTGGGTGGGCGTGTTTGCCGTGTTGAGTGTGTTATCTGCGCGCTATTCTAGAGGACAGCAGAGTGGAACAGCATTCTGGATTCTGGACTAAGCTTATGTAAACAGTGGCAGCAGACGTGCAAATTCCTCTGTGGAGGCACCGCCTGTCCCAGCCACAGCTATCTAGATGTAAATATACCTGTGAcatagacgtgtgtgtgtgtgtgtgtgtgtgtgtgtgtgtgtgtgtgtgtacgagcGGGCACTCGCCTGTTGCAGCTGTCACTTTCTTGCCCTTGCCTGTGGTCCTCTGCTGCTTCGCAGCCATCCGGGTCGCATAACCACAGCTCCCAGGGCTGCAAGGCTGCAGGTAGCAGTGTCCCACCGcacactgctgctgctcttctgtccaCTGGCTGCTTTAACTCTGGTTATTCATCTATAAGCAGCAGCATTGTGCACCTGTAACTACAGTGCCTGCACATGCTGAACTGTGTGTGAACACAAGCGTAAGTAAGGCCGTTAACAGTCACGCTTCTTTGCCGGTATTTTGAGCCGCTCGCACAGCTGCAGCTTCACCATTCCATCTCACAattcaagggtataacagcagcACCCTCCTTGGTACTGTGCTGCTGCGGAGGGCTCAATGAACATGACTATTGTTGTGGTACTTCCTTGCGCAGTTAAGTGTCTCCTCCTCAGTGAAGTGTGCACacattctctctttctcacacacacacacacacacacacaaccctccTCCTCTGTGGTTGTTTTCTATCATTTCTGTCACTGAAAGTTGACTCATTCCAGAGATACTGATTGTTTGCGACCAAGCCGACATCCCATTGGCCCCTTTCATTGCCTGTATattgtttgctttatttaaagGTATAAAGTACTTTGGTATTTCATCCCCATCCTTTGGTGGCTCAGGTTGTAGAGCAGGCCTGTTCGTGTCTGTCCTCCACTGGGACGGGCGTCACTCCTCAGGTTCCGTGCAAAGAGGAAGTCTGGGATTCCTGCTGTTTGCTGCGGCTCTTCACTGGTCAAATGGGAAACAGAGGTCAGGGCTTTGAGGCGGGTGACAGTCAACGAGCGATGGGCTGCACGGGGAAGCCATTGTCGGTTGGGCATGATGGCAGCGTTTGCTTTGAGTTAGTCTCCTGTTGTTTCTTGCAGCTCCTGATGGCATGCTGAGGTCCGCTGGCCCCCCGTGGCTCAGCTGGGTTGGAGCACCAAGATGGGACAGTGTGTCACAAAGTGCAAGAATCCCTCATCGTCCCTGGGCAGCAAGAGTGGAGACAAAGAGTCAGGGACAAAGTCCCATTGCCGTAAGGGTGGGGCTAGTTCAGGGGACCGCAAAGATGAGCCAGGGTGTGTAAAAGCTTCCAGGGATCCCCTGCCCAATGGTACCAAGAAAGCAGAGGTGTGGGCAGAGACAGGTGGGGCCTTGGGTGGGGTTGTGGTGCCCTTGGGGGAGGCAGGGCTCTCATCTAGCCGCGTGGAGGAGCTGTTTGTACGTTACAAGGATGAGCAGGATGATGCCATCCTAGAGGAGGGCATGGAGCGCTTCTGCAGCGACCTGCAGCTGGACCCCACTGAGTTCCGCGTGCTGCTGCTGGCTTGGAAGTTCCAGGCTGCCACTATGTGCAAGTTCACCAGGTGAGTCAGGgttcataatacacacacaaacactgaggtGTCTCTGCCAGCTTGCTGACATGTGGCTGTCTTCTGCAGGAGGGAGTTCATGGAGGGCTGCAAGGCTCTGAGGGCAGACAGTCTGGATGGCATCCTGGCCCGTCTGCCCAGCCTGCAGGCAGAGGCGCGCGTTGAGGAGAACTTCAAAGATCTGTACCGCTTCACCTTCCAGTTTGGTCTGGACTCAGAGGAGGGGCAGCGCTCGCTGCAACGCGACATTGCCATCGCCCTGTGGCGGCTGGTCTTTACCCAGGACACCCCGGCCATTCTCCACTGCTGGCTGGACTTCCTGATGGAGAACCCCTCGGGCGTGAAGGGCATCTCACGGGACACCTGGAACATGTTCTTAAACTTCACACAGGCCATTGGTCCTGACCTGAGCAACTACAGTGAGGATGAAGCCTGGCCCAGCCTCTTTGACACCTTTGTGGAATGGGAGGTGGAGCGCAGGAGACTGGTGAGGCAGGGTGGGGCTGCCGAGTTGCTGCCGGGGGAGCCCCCTGAAGACACGGCCCGCCTCTCGAGTCCTGGATGAAGACACAAATTGCTGCTGTTGCTAGGGTAACTACGGTTATGACTATTTACTCTTTGTCAAGGGCTGGGGTAGATCTGTGGGTTCCCTCCAGCCTTCATCTGCCTTGTGTTTTATGAAAGGGCTCCAAAACTGTATGGTTTTGGCATTTAACTTATTAATTTCTCTTGAGGTAAATctgtgtgaatatatatatatatatatatatattatatatatatacacacacacacaatatatatatatctttcaTCAGTGGATGTATAACATACAtcgcttctttttttaaatgctcctGGATGCTTTAGAGGTCAAATGTGAAGGCACAAGAAGCTTTGCCTGCTCTGTGTCTACCACTCTGAGGGACACTGGATACTGAGTGCCAGATCTGGCCCGTGCGATAAGTCTACACAGAGCAGTTTGCAGCTTCCTCTAACAGACACGTGCAGTGGTTTTTCGTAAATTAAATAAAGCGTTAACTATTTTGTCTCTTTCTGTGACTAACAAAGAGAAAATTCACACACTCACTTCTGTTGTTTCTCAATACAGTTCACTTCCTGCACCTCTCCGTTACAATCACGTTTCTTACTCCTCAGTGTTAGTGACAAAGTAGGTGTTTTGAGCTCTGTTGTTGCCTTGGTACCACGGCAAGGCCTGTCCACTTGCAAAACAGGAAGTGGCAGAAGTCCTTTGGCCCATCCTGGAGAGACAGCTCAACTTGAACCAGCTCCAACTAAGTTactgtcacatacacacattctcagagCACTTTGCAGGACTTCATTGTACAAATAGGCTGGGAGTCAGAAATACAGTCTCAATTCTGGATGTACCATGAGGTGACACTAATCAGGCCAAGAACAACTTAACTTTATAGGCACCATCTCTACTCTGGAATGGAGCCCTAAACTGCCACTAAGAGAGGTGTACTCACAGTATATTGTGTGCTACGTTATTTGCAGGAATTTAGCATCCATACGGCTGGGACTGCTTTTCAAGTTCCACTCAAGGTTAGATGTGGAGGTAATCTGTCCAAATTTGAGCTTCTGTGATACATTTTGGAACTGCAGAGCTGTCATTTGTGGTTAGTGCAGAAATAACAATCCACAATGGAAGATTACTTAGTATTACCATGAATTATGCACACAATCTTGCAGCTAGGGGTTGCCTTGAGCAACATCTCAGCTTTCTTGCCAGTGCAGCTGGCTTGTAGTCAGTGCACTTTCTCTACATGAAGGAAATGACTCGTGTGGTTCATTTGTCACTGTTGCAATATTCCAGTGCAGCAGCTGACTGACTCAGACCCAGTGTGATTATGAGGCGGTGCCTTTGGGCTGGGTGCAGAATCCTGGTGCACGGCCGGTGGTGCTGGAGTCTTGTCTGACAACAGTCAGCAACGAGAGGAAAGGGTGTGATGCCTTGTCACCAGCAGTCTGGGTTTAACAGAGGACCGCTCAACAACAGATGTGTTTTTGCTTTAACATTTAACAGTGCACAGTGATTGCCCCTGCTTAGCACAATCCCAGTTAAAGACAACTCAGAAA harbors:
- the LOC108941638 gene encoding DCN1-like protein 3, translating into MGQCVTKCKNPSSSLGSKSGDKESGTKSHCRKGGASSGDRKDEPGCVKASRDPLPNGTKKAEVWAETGGALGGVVVPLGEAGLSSSRVEELFVRYKDEQDDAILEEGMERFCSDLQLDPTEFRVLLLAWKFQAATMCKFTRREFMEGCKALRADSLDGILARLPSLQAEARVEENFKDLYRFTFQFGLDSEEGQRSLQRDIAIALWRLVFTQDTPAILHCWLDFLMENPSGVKGISRDTWNMFLNFTQAIGPDLSNYSEDEAWPSLFDTFVEWEVERRRLVRQGGAAELLPGEPPEDTARLSSPG